Below is a window of Anaerolineales bacterium DNA.
GACGGACCTGCCCGATAGCCAGGGCCCCCGCGCACAGCATCAGAAACGCCAGGTTGAACAGAATCAGGATCCCACGGGTGAATGAAGCGTACAGCGCCATCCCGGTGCGCAAGGGCACAGACGAGAAGGCGGACAGGTCCCAGTAGATCGGCGCCTTCCAGAAGGCAACCCATCCCTCGGCCACACTGCGCCCATACAGCTCTGGATGCTCACGGATTAACCACAGCGACAGGCGCTGCATCTCGCGCGACAAGTCGTAGAACCCGAGGCCGGATGCCCGGGAGAGCTCAGGTATGGCGTCCCAGATGGCGTTGGTCTGTGTTCCCCGGGCGGCGATCTGTGCCTCACGGTAGCGCAGGTAGGTGTCCCGGATCGGCGCCGCCTCATCCGGCAGGTACTCGAAGAAGGCGCCGGTGTGTTGGACCAGGCTGTACCCCCCCATCACCGTGGGCGAGAGCATCCCGTACTTGCTGTGGATGAACCCCAGCCAGCTCCCGAGCAGCAGGATCGGCGCCAGCGAGAAGGCCGCGCTGCGAACCCAGCGGGTGCGCCCGCCCGCCGCGCCGGAGAACCATACAAAGGGAAGCAGGATCGCCGGCAGAACGAAGAACAGCGGACGCGTCAGCCCCGCCAGGCTTGCCGACAACCCGAGAAGGGCGGCCCAAACCGCGGCGGAACTCTCTGTCGGAGATAGCTGCAGGGCGAGGAGCACGACCAGGCAGCCGACGACGAAGAACGTGGTCAGCGTCTCCGTCAGCAGGGCAGCCTCGAAGAACAGCTGTCCCGGCAACAGCGAGTACATCCCGGCCACCCCGGCGGCCAGAGGCGCATTCCGGCTCAGACGCCAGCACACCCAGTAGATCCCCAGGGTGATCAGCAAGCCAAGTACCGTCTGGCCCAGCCATACCCGGTGCGGATCCTCCCCGACGAGCGCCAGGAACGCGGGGTAGCCTGGCGTGCGCGTGCCGTCATAGCCGCGCAGCGACAACCCCGCCACCACCTTCGCCAGCCGCAGATAGGCTGCCGTGTCGCCAAAGGGGGTCGGCTGGTACACCTGCCAGAACAGCAGGCGGATCAGCCCGGCCAGCGCCATCACGCCCGCTCCCCACCGGACCTCGGCTCGCCTCCACACCGGCTGTTTCGCAGTCGGCTTCGCGCCTTCGGGCAGAGCTTGCGGGGCGACAGAATCGGCGGCGGGCGGGCTCATTGGCCAATGCCCTCCAGCACCTTGCGGCACCGGGCTGACCAGCCGTATTGCAGTGAATCGCGCTGGGCCCTTTCCGCCAGGGGCGCGTACTTCAGCGGTTCAGTCGCCAGCGCCGTCAGCGCCCGGTCCCAGGCTTCGAGGTCTTCTGCAGGCAGCAGGATCGAGTTCTCGGCGTTGAGCACCTCGCGCAACGTCGGCAGATCGCTCGAAAGGATCACCCTGCCGGCAGCCAGGTATTCGAAGAGTTTCATCGGGCTGTAGAAGGTGGAGAGGTTGCCCTGGCGCAAGTACACGTTGCGCTCGTAGGGCATCAACAGTATGTCGCTGGCAGCGTGCACCATCGGCAGGTCCTGATTGGGCACGAAGCCGAGCAGGCGAGTGTTGTCTGCATCCAGATGCCCGAGTTCGGCGCGCCACCCCTCGACGGACGCCGGGTCGCCCCCGGCCCACACGAACTGGATCGTGGGATGGCGCCGGGCCAGCTGCACCAGCATGTCGAGGCCTCGGCCGCGATACAACTGCCCGGTGTAGGAGGCGGTCAGGCGATCCGGCCAGCCCAACCGCCGGCGGGCTTCGGACGGGCTTGGCAACCCGGCATAGCGTGCCAGATCCGCCGCGTTGGGCGCGACCACGGCAAAGGGCGGCTCGAGGGCCAAGCGGTAGTTCTCCACCAGCCAGCGCTGCAAGGCATGGGTTGTCATGACCAGACGGCGCGCCCCGCCTCCGTGCACAAACGCCCGCAGCAGGCTGGGACCCAGGCGGCCATGCGGCCGATCGTGAAGGTCAAGCAGGGTTGCCAGGCCGGCCTGCGCCGCCAGGGCTGCAGCCTGCAGTGGCCTGACGTACAGCAGGTCCGCATGCCATCGGCGGGCGGCCAGCACGGCGCGGCCGCAGAAGTCGTAGTGCCGGAGCGGCGTCGCCGACCGGATCCACTCGATGGGGAACGCATGCTGCAGACCGAACTGGCGCATCAGGTCCACCGGCGAGACTCCCGGGTTGTGGCCCGGAGTCCACAGCCGGACGTCGTGGCCGAGGCTGGTCAGGTTATCGCACATCTTCATGACCTGCAGAGCATTGGCCCGCCGCGAGGGTATGGGCGAGGTGGCGATGTAGGCGATGCGCATCCGGTCACCCTTCCCGAGCGGTGTCGCTGTCGGACTGGCGGCGGATAATGAGCAGCACCTTGCCCGCGATCACCGTGGAGGTCACGGCAAAGTACGCCGACAGGATGGCGGCCATGGCCACTGCCCCGCCGGCCGGCACCAGCGCCAGGGTGAAACCAACCTTCAGGACCGCCGCCACCAAATTGACCAGCGTCGGGAATCCAGGGAAGCCCAGAGCCAACAATGTACGCCGGGCCCAGTACAGCGTGTTGGCGGCGAAGGCCCCCAGGAGCAGGATCAGCAATACGTCGTAGCTCGTCGGCAGGAATTCCGGCCCCCACAGGGCGGCGATTAACTGTTCCCCGAAGATGACCAACACGATCGAAGCGGTCAGGCTGTAGGCGGCGGCCATGACGCTGCCGCTGCGCAGCAGATAGCGCACGTTCGACCACTGCCGCGTCGCCACCTCACGGGCAACCTCGCGATAGGTCGGATTGATGAGTGAGTCCACCGGGATCAGGATCAGGTTCAGAATCGCCATGCCAAGCTTGTAGTAGCCCGCCTGGGTGGGGGTGCTGAGGGCGCTCAGCCAGAGCAGCTCGCTGTCGTGGGTGATCAGATTCAGCGTGCCATTGAGGTTGGTGTTGATGGCAAAGCTGGTCATCGGTCGCCGCTCCGAGCGGAGCACAGTGAGCGGGAGGCGCCACCAGCCTCCGCCCCACAAGCGCCGCGCCTGGACCCATGCCGCTACCGTCAGGCACGAAGCGGCGACCACCTTTCCGATCAGGTAGGCGCCCAGAACGGCCGGCAGCCCGAGCTTGGCCGCGTAGGCGCCGCCGACCAAGAGCAGGGTCAGCGCGCTCTGGGTCAGGTTGAAGGCCGCGATCTGGCGGAACTGGTTGGTCACCGCCAGCAATCCCTGGGCGCTCTCAGAGATCAGATTGAAGAGCAAGACCAGGCCATACGCCAAGATCAGGGGGGCAGCCTCCGGCATGTGGACCAGCTTGGCAGCTGCCCAAGGCGCCAGCAATCCGACCAGGACGAAGGCCAGCACCGAACTGGCGGCCTCGGTGATCCCGGCGGCTTTGAATGTTGCTCCGGCCTGAACGGCCTCTCCGCGAGCCTGATGCCCCCCGACGAACTTGACCACAACCTCGGTCATGCGAAAAGAGGTCAGGCGGTTCACAACGGTGACGAACTGGATGATCGTCCCCAGAACGCCGAATCCCGCCACGCCGAGCAGGCGGGCGGCCAGGATGCTCTGGACCATGCTGAGCGCCGCCGCCAAGGTGCTGGAGCTGAGCAGGTATCCCGAATTTTGCACCAAGCGGCGCAAGAGAGGATTTTTCAGGGGCTTCATGGAGAGAAGCCGGTTGAAGGGAGGGGGCCTGTCCGGCATCGAGCGGTCAGTCGGTCGTGGGAATGCTCTTGGCCCACGAACGCTCTTGGCGGTACCAGGCCACGCAGGCTGCCAGCCCGTCCTCCAACGACGTCAATGGTCGCCAGCCCAGGACCTCGCCGGCGCGGTGGATGTCGGCCCAGGTGGCGCGCACATCGCCAGGCGCCGGTGGCTGGGTGCGGACGTCCGCCGTGCGCCCAATCATGGCCTCGAGCATGGTCAGGACCTGCCGCAGCGGCGTCGGGCGGTCACTGCCCAGATTGATCACCTGGAAGCCAGTGGGGCGCAGGGCGGCGATCGTGCCGTCGGCGATATCCTGGACGTAGGTGAAATCCCGCTCCTGGGCCCCGTCTCCGTAGATCACCACCGGCGTGCCTTCATGGATCCACTGCACGAAGCGGAAGATCACCATGTCTGGCCGCCCGGCCGGGCCAAAGACAGTGAAGTAGCGCAGGATCGTCACATCCAGGCCAAACAGGTGATGGTACGAATGGCAGAGCAGCTCGGCCGCGCCTTTGCTGGCGGCATACGGCGACAGGGGACGGCTGATGTCGGCGTCTTCGCGGAACGGGCGGGGGTTGTGGGCGCCGTATAGGCTGGAGGTCGATGCCTGTACGACCTTGGGGACGCCGGATTGCTTGCACACCTCGAGGACATTCAGAGCGCCGATCAGGTTGGCGCGGGCGTAGGCCATCGGATCGCGCAGGCTGGGGCGCACACCCGCCCGGGCGGCGAGGTTGAGCACGGCATCGAACGATCCGCTCCCCCAGGCCCGCTCCAGATCCTGCCGATCGGAGACATCGGCTCGCTCGAACGTGAAGCCGGCTTGCTGCCGCAGCCGATCCAGGCGCCAGGTCTTCAGCCGCGGGTCATAGGCATCATTCAGGTTGTCCAGGCCGACGACCTGGTGCCCCTGCTGCAGCAGCCCCGCCGCCACGACCGAGCCGATGAACCCGGCCGCGCCGGTGACCAGGTAGCGGGCCACTACAGCCTGACCACGCGGGCCGACGGCGATGCCACGTGGCGCATGGCATTGCGCGTGTCGAAGATCAGCCTGGCACTGCGCCCCAGGGCCTGGTAGTCGACGGCCGAATGGTCGGTGATAATCACCACGCAGTCGGCACGGCGGGCCTCGGCCTCGAGCGATTCGATCGATTGCATCCCCCAGCCTTCATCCTCAATGCGGGCAACATGCGGATCGTGGTAGCTGACTTCGGCGCCCTTCTCGCGCATCAGGCCGATGACATCCAGCGCCGGCGATTCGCGGGTATCCGAGATGTTGGGCTTGTAGGCCACTCCCAAAACCAGCACCTTGGCGCCGGCCAGCGCCTTGCCATCCTGGTTGAGCAGGTCCTGTACCCGCTGCACCACGACCCGGGGCATGTTGGTGTTGATCTCGCTGGCAAGCTCGATGATGCGGGCGTTGTACTTGAGGCTCTTGAGCTTCCACGACAGGTACAACGGGTCGATGGGAATGCAGTGCCCGCCCAGGCCGGGGCCGGGCGTGAATTTCATGAAGCCGAACGGCTTGGTGGCTGCGGCCTCGATCACTTCCCAGACATCGATCCTCAACCGCTCGCACATCAAGGCCATCTCATTGACCAAGGCGATGTTGACGGCGCGGAAGGTGTTCTCCAGCAGCTTCGTCATCTCGGCCACTTCGACGGAGGAGACGCGCACCACGGCCTTCATCGCCTGGCTGTACATCGCCGCCGCCACTTCGGAGCATGCCGGCGTGATGCCCCCGATGATCTTGGGCGTGTTCTCCGTCGTCCAGTCCTTTCGGCCGGGGTCGACCCGCTCCGGGGAGAACGCCAGAAACAGGTCCTGGCCGACGTGCAACCCGGTAGATTGCAGCTCGGGCAGCAGGACCTCGCGCGTCGTCCCCGGATAGGTCGTGGACTCAAGAATCACCACCATGCCCGGATGCAGGGCGGTGCGCAGCATCTGGGTAGCCGAGACGATGAACGAGAGGTCGGGGTCGCCGGTCTTGCGCAGCGGAGTCGGCACGCAGATGCTCACCCCGTCGGCCTGCTCGAGCGCAGCCACATCGCTTGAGGCTCGCAGCGCGCCGCTGTCCACCAGCGGCCGCAACCGCTCGGAAGGGATGTCCTCCACGTAGCTCTCACCCCGCTGTACCGCCGCGACTTTCTCGATATCCCGGTCCAGCCCGACGACGTGCAGGCCGCTTTCCGCCAGGACCACGGCCAGCGGCAGGCCGACATATCCCAGCCCGACCACACCGACCGTTGCCTGCTTGCGCTGAAACCTGTCAATCAGCTGGCGGGCGGCTGGGGGCAAGGATGGCGCGTGTTCTTGCATTGAACGTCCTCTCTCCGGCTGATGCCTAGAACAGGCTGAGCTGCTCCGGCTCGCCGCCGGGCTGGTTGT
It encodes the following:
- a CDS encoding glycosyltransferase family 4 protein — encoded protein: MRIAYIATSPIPSRRANALQVMKMCDNLTSLGHDVRLWTPGHNPGVSPVDLMRQFGLQHAFPIEWIRSATPLRHYDFCGRAVLAARRWHADLLYVRPLQAAALAAQAGLATLLDLHDRPHGRLGPSLLRAFVHGGGARRLVMTTHALQRWLVENYRLALEPPFAVVAPNAADLARYAGLPSPSEARRRLGWPDRLTASYTGQLYRGRGLDMLVQLARRHPTIQFVWAGGDPASVEGWRAELGHLDADNTRLLGFVPNQDLPMVHAASDILLMPYERNVYLRQGNLSTFYSPMKLFEYLAAGRVILSSDLPTLREVLNAENSILLPAEDLEAWDRALTALATEPLKYAPLAERAQRDSLQYGWSARCRKVLEGIGQ
- a CDS encoding NAD-dependent epimerase/dehydratase family protein gives rise to the protein MARYLVTGAAGFIGSVVAAGLLQQGHQVVGLDNLNDAYDPRLKTWRLDRLRQQAGFTFERADVSDRQDLERAWGSGSFDAVLNLAARAGVRPSLRDPMAYARANLIGALNVLEVCKQSGVPKVVQASTSSLYGAHNPRPFREDADISRPLSPYAASKGAAELLCHSYHHLFGLDVTILRYFTVFGPAGRPDMVIFRFVQWIHEGTPVVIYGDGAQERDFTYVQDIADGTIAALRPTGFQVINLGSDRPTPLRQVLTMLEAMIGRTADVRTQPPAPGDVRATWADIHRAGEVLGWRPLTSLEDGLAACVAWYRQERSWAKSIPTTD
- a CDS encoding oligosaccharide flippase family protein, which translates into the protein MKPLKNPLLRRLVQNSGYLLSSSTLAAALSMVQSILAARLLGVAGFGVLGTIIQFVTVVNRLTSFRMTEVVVKFVGGHQARGEAVQAGATFKAAGITEAASSVLAFVLVGLLAPWAAAKLVHMPEAAPLILAYGLVLLFNLISESAQGLLAVTNQFRQIAAFNLTQSALTLLLVGGAYAAKLGLPAVLGAYLIGKVVAASCLTVAAWVQARRLWGGGWWRLPLTVLRSERRPMTSFAINTNLNGTLNLITHDSELLWLSALSTPTQAGYYKLGMAILNLILIPVDSLINPTYREVAREVATRQWSNVRYLLRSGSVMAAAYSLTASIVLVIFGEQLIAALWGPEFLPTSYDVLLILLLGAFAANTLYWARRTLLALGFPGFPTLVNLVAAVLKVGFTLALVPAGGAVAMAAILSAYFAVTSTVIAGKVLLIIRRQSDSDTAREG
- a CDS encoding nucleotide sugar dehydrogenase, with protein sequence MQEHAPSLPPAARQLIDRFQRKQATVGVVGLGYVGLPLAVVLAESGLHVVGLDRDIEKVAAVQRGESYVEDIPSERLRPLVDSGALRASSDVAALEQADGVSICVPTPLRKTGDPDLSFIVSATQMLRTALHPGMVVILESTTYPGTTREVLLPELQSTGLHVGQDLFLAFSPERVDPGRKDWTTENTPKIIGGITPACSEVAAAMYSQAMKAVVRVSSVEVAEMTKLLENTFRAVNIALVNEMALMCERLRIDVWEVIEAAATKPFGFMKFTPGPGLGGHCIPIDPLYLSWKLKSLKYNARIIELASEINTNMPRVVVQRVQDLLNQDGKALAGAKVLVLGVAYKPNISDTRESPALDVIGLMREKGAEVSYHDPHVARIEDEGWGMQSIESLEAEARRADCVVIITDHSAVDYQALGRSARLIFDTRNAMRHVASPSARVVRL